A window from Alistipes sp. ZOR0009 encodes these proteins:
- a CDS encoding RNA polymerase sigma factor: protein MDEATERIIMGCQKGDAKSQERLYMAYYRYAMSIALRFSASMEDAREIVNDSFVKVFKKIQLFDKGKEFRPWLRRIVVNSSIDRYRADLKECGDACSLDLAASYTDNLSCLDDLNAQDIISLINRLPENYRIPFVLYELEGYSHAEIAVSLNIKESTSRSNLTRAKQQLQQLLQNQYSYERH, encoded by the coding sequence GTGGACGAGGCTACTGAACGTATTATAATGGGATGCCAAAAGGGGGATGCCAAAAGTCAGGAACGGCTTTACATGGCGTACTATAGGTACGCTATGTCTATTGCGCTGCGGTTCTCGGCAAGTATGGAGGATGCGCGCGAAATTGTAAACGATTCTTTTGTAAAGGTTTTTAAAAAGATTCAGCTGTTTGATAAAGGGAAGGAGTTTAGGCCCTGGCTGCGCCGGATAGTGGTCAACTCCTCCATAGATAGGTATCGCGCCGACTTAAAGGAGTGCGGCGATGCGTGCAGCCTCGATCTGGCCGCCAGCTATACCGACAACCTCAGCTGTCTCGACGATTTGAATGCTCAGGATATTATATCGCTCATAAATAGGCTTCCGGAGAACTACCGCATACCGTTTGTGCTGTACGAGCTCGAGGGCTACTCGCACGCCGAGATTGCGGTATCGCTAAATATAAAGGAGTCTACCTCCCGGTCTAACCTAACACGTGCCAAGCAGCAGCTGCAGCAGCTGCTCCAAAACCAGTATTCCTATGAAAGACATTAA
- a CDS encoding acyl-CoA thioesterase, whose translation MEKIQVEPKSVFTTRLVKSEDLNHHGTLFAGRTAEWFVESGFIAAASLVNPTGVVCLKIHGMFFTKPVRPGQIIKFESKIVYAGKSSLVANIQVTQSGVEKPFVDGFITFIHVNEHTVPSAHNIEITPKTEADIALYEQAKALKVKG comes from the coding sequence ATGGAAAAGATACAAGTTGAACCAAAATCGGTGTTCACAACCCGATTGGTTAAAAGCGAAGATTTAAATCACCACGGAACTCTTTTTGCAGGACGTACTGCAGAATGGTTCGTTGAATCGGGCTTTATCGCTGCAGCGTCTCTCGTAAATCCAACGGGAGTTGTTTGCCTAAAAATTCACGGAATGTTTTTTACCAAGCCCGTACGTCCGGGACAAATCATCAAGTTCGAGTCGAAGATTGTGTATGCCGGAAAGAGCAGCTTAGTGGCCAACATTCAGGTAACACAATCGGGTGTAGAAAAGCCTTTTGTTGATGGGTTTATCACCTTTATTCACGTTAACGAGCACACCGTGCCCAGCGCCCACAACATAGAGATCACCCCCAAAACGGAGGCTGACATTGCGCTCTACGAGCAAGCCAAAGCGCTTAAAGTAAAAGGTTAA
- a CDS encoding DNA recombination protein RmuC, translating to MEAALTVSIVGNLVAIAITAAIYLRLKNRQPFEAAIKSDLRQMEEALREEFRRNREELNRLSSQGRQEQTQSFSALTVAINQQLQYIGKNNEERMEKMRLDNNAMLERMRETVDEKLNRTLEERLGQSFKLVSERLEMVHKGLGEMHELANGVGDLKKVLTNVKTRGIFGEIQLSVILNQILTPSQFAQNVAVKEGSREVVEFAIKLPGKADDQTLWLPVDSKFPMDVYHHLLDAYESGGAADIQEATRLLAASIRQNAKTIAEKYIYPPQTADFAIMFLPVEGLFAEVVRNSSLVEEVYRNHRIIVTGPTTISALLNSFQLGFKTLAIERRSNEVWKLLAAVKTEFTKFGDVLEKTKNRLNQATNDLDSLVGVRTRVIQQKLKGIEQIGDDEANQLLE from the coding sequence ATGGAAGCAGCACTTACCGTTTCGATTGTAGGCAACCTCGTTGCCATCGCCATTACGGCGGCCATCTACCTGCGCCTAAAAAACCGCCAGCCCTTCGAGGCGGCCATCAAAAGCGACCTGCGCCAAATGGAGGAGGCCCTGCGCGAGGAGTTTCGCCGCAACCGCGAGGAGCTGAACCGCCTATCGAGCCAGGGGCGCCAGGAGCAAACCCAGTCGTTTAGCGCCCTGACGGTGGCCATCAACCAGCAGCTGCAGTACATCGGCAAAAATAACGAGGAGCGCATGGAGAAGATGCGCCTGGACAACAACGCCATGCTCGAGCGCATGCGCGAAACCGTAGACGAGAAGCTGAACCGCACCCTCGAGGAGCGCCTGGGGCAGTCGTTTAAGCTCGTAAGCGAGCGCCTGGAGATGGTGCACAAGGGCCTTGGCGAGATGCACGAGCTGGCCAACGGCGTGGGCGACCTCAAAAAGGTGCTTACCAACGTAAAAACGCGCGGCATATTCGGCGAGATCCAGCTCAGCGTTATCCTGAACCAGATCCTCACCCCCAGCCAGTTTGCCCAAAACGTGGCCGTAAAGGAGGGCAGCCGCGAGGTGGTGGAGTTTGCCATTAAGCTCCCCGGCAAGGCCGACGACCAAACGCTGTGGCTACCCGTAGACTCGAAGTTCCCGATGGACGTGTACCACCACCTGCTCGACGCCTACGAGTCGGGCGGCGCCGCCGACATCCAGGAGGCCACCCGCCTGCTGGCCGCCAGCATCCGCCAAAACGCCAAAACCATCGCCGAGAAGTACATCTACCCGCCCCAAACGGCCGACTTTGCCATCATGTTCCTGCCCGTAGAGGGGCTCTTTGCCGAGGTGGTGCGCAACAGCAGCCTGGTGGAGGAGGTGTACCGCAACCACCGCATCATCGTTACCGGCCCCACCACCATATCGGCGCTGCTAAACAGCTTCCAGCTCGGCTTTAAAACGCTGGCCATCGAGCGCCGCTCCAACGAGGTGTGGAAGCTGCTGGCGGCGGTAAAAACCGAGTTCACCAAGTTTGGCGACGTGCTCGAAAAGACCAAGAACCGCCTAAACCAGGCCACCAACGACCTCGACTCGCTGGTGGGCGTGCGCACCCGTGTCATACAGCAAAAGCTAAAGGGGATAGAGCAGATAGGCGACGACGAGGCCAACCAGCTGCTCGAGTAG
- a CDS encoding acyltransferase family protein, with the protein MKRTKGFDGLRCLSIMLVILGHAQIIQPGESGSLRDNISYYYSGGAGVTIFFALSGFLITSLLLRERSTTGSINLKYFFIRRFLRLLPPLIPFYIGIVVFMSLGYIRESYLGLAASVFYVYNFIPKAKLFYSAELAHTWSLAVEEQFYLTWPILLRFFSNAKVYLFAGVVMLLSMLSFFFLKLIPISAGGTSYLLGEVFFTSRWIIPAISPILLGCLAAFVLHYQSASVSAFFTASRSALLVVGLLLLPLLFLGEASVLLPLVFSIGVCAAILWISVNQRSILVRLLEWGPIRYVGLISYGLYVWQGFFVRSGQGFLPKIWLHDMPFNIPLAFLAAIVSYELLEKRVMAYKEKFRVSEVVENAAVCLQKDGGLSEGMLPEVPKSASVLEKV; encoded by the coding sequence ATGAAGCGAACAAAAGGATTTGACGGGCTCCGATGCTTGTCTATTATGCTTGTTATTTTGGGGCATGCTCAAATAATCCAGCCGGGCGAAAGCGGATCGTTGCGAGATAACATCTCGTACTACTACTCGGGCGGAGCGGGGGTAACCATTTTTTTTGCGTTAAGCGGTTTCTTAATCACCTCGTTGCTGCTCAGGGAGCGCTCTACCACTGGGAGCATCAACCTAAAGTACTTTTTTATTCGCCGTTTCTTGCGCTTGCTTCCTCCATTAATTCCCTTTTACATCGGGATCGTCGTTTTCATGTCGCTTGGATATATTAGGGAGAGCTACTTAGGCTTGGCTGCTTCCGTTTTTTATGTATATAACTTTATTCCCAAAGCGAAGCTGTTTTACTCGGCCGAGTTGGCACACACCTGGTCGCTTGCCGTAGAGGAGCAGTTCTACTTAACGTGGCCAATTCTACTTCGCTTTTTTAGCAATGCGAAGGTTTACCTTTTTGCGGGTGTGGTGATGCTGCTCTCCATGCTGTCTTTCTTCTTCCTGAAGCTTATTCCGATATCTGCTGGCGGTACTAGCTACCTGCTCGGTGAGGTGTTCTTTACCAGTAGGTGGATTATCCCTGCCATTTCTCCGATTCTACTAGGATGCTTGGCGGCATTTGTATTGCACTACCAATCGGCTTCGGTGTCGGCTTTTTTTACCGCTTCGAGGTCGGCACTTTTGGTTGTCGGATTGCTACTTCTTCCGCTTCTATTTTTAGGAGAGGCTTCCGTTTTGCTTCCGTTGGTATTTTCTATTGGCGTGTGCGCAGCCATTCTTTGGATATCGGTTAACCAGCGTAGTATTTTGGTGCGCTTGCTCGAGTGGGGACCTATTCGGTATGTTGGTTTAATATCGTACGGATTGTATGTGTGGCAGGGCTTCTTCGTTCGCAGCGGACAAGGATTCCTACCCAAAATTTGGCTGCACGATATGCCTTTTAATATTCCTCTTGCGTTTCTTGCCGCTATAGTGTCGTACGAACTGCTGGAGAAACGGGTGATGGCCTATAAGGAAAAGTTCCGGGTTAGTGAGGTTGTTGAGAATGCTGCTGTATGTTTACAAAAGGATGGTGGATTATCCGAAGGTATGCTCCCCGAAGTTCCAAAATCGGCCTCTGTATTAGAAAAGGTGTAG